From the Polaribacter huanghezhanensis genome, the window CGCCATTAATAAAAGTAATAACACACCAATAAGGACAATAGAAATTATTTGATTTTTTTGAGAAAACAATTCCTCCATTTTTTAAATCTTTTAGGTTAAAGCAGGTTTTTTTCTAAAATGTTTATACCACTCTACAAAAATTAATATTTGATACAATATGTACAATAATGCATTTGTAATCCAGATTAACATCTTTGTTGAGCCTTTAATATTTCCAGCGGTAAAGAGTAAAAGACTACACAAAAAATATAAAAACATACCAGAAACAATAAAAATAAACCTACTTCCTGAACCTTCAATTTTTTGAATAAAAAATAAAAAACAAAAGATAATTAATGGAATTGAAGTTACAACAATTTCAAAAATATTAAATTTATCATAACTTGTGGTATCTACAATATAATAGACACAAAGAGCAACTAATACGATTATTATAACGACTGAAATTATTTTTTTAAGAATTATTTTCTTTAAAATTTCCCTAAAAAATAAACTTAACAAAATAAATTTTCCAATAAAAAAATAATGGGATAAAAAAAGGTTATTTATTCTATGATTACTAAGGTAACTTGAATATAATTGAAGAACTAAACTGCCAATTAGGTATAGTGTAAATATTTTTATAGGTGTTAACTCTAATCTATAATTCCTTAAGAATAAGACTGTATTTAATGCCAATAAAATATAACCAATATAAACTATTATAATTTGTATACTCATTAAAATGAATTAACCATTTAAAGGGCTATTTGGGTCGCAAAAATCAGGGCAAGGCTGTGTCATATCATAAATGTCATCACCACCTGCACCTAATTCATTTTGCTTAATGGCAGAAATCATGTCTTTATTATTTTTATCAACACCAACAATCATTAGTTTTTCTTCGTAAGTTATATCTTTTGTTTTTGGGTTTACAGTTTCTTTAACTCCTAAATAAGCTCTTACACTAACAACTCCGTCCTCAGCTAAAACTTCTTGTAAGTCAATTTTAGGAATATTAAAAGCTCTACACTCGTGGTATTTGTTATACGAAGATTCTAAATTTCTCCAGTTTTCAGCCCATTTTTTTGCAGTTTGTAAAGTAATTGTGTTCTTTTTTTTCATGATAATATGTATTGGGTTAGTATGAACCCTAAAAGTAGTAATTATTTTAACAATAGTTTAAAAAAGCAACAGTAAAAATGGTATTTTCGTAGTATGTCTAATGCATTAGAAATCCAAATAAAGTCGTTGCCAGATTCTCCCGGTGTGTATCAATATTTTGATATAAATGATATTATTATCTATGTAGGTAAGGCAAAAAACCTTAAAAAAAGAGTTGCTTCTTATTTTACTAAAAACCACGAAAATGGCAAAACTAGAGTTTTAGTAAAGAAGATTGCAAGTATAAAACACATTGTTGTAGATACAGAAACAGATGCGTTGTTGTTAGAAAACAATCTAATTAAAAAGTATCAACCAAAATATAATGTGATGCTTAAAGATGACAAAACTTATCCATGGATTTGCATTAAAAAAGAACGCTTTCCAAGAATCTTTTTAACTCGAAATGTTGTAAAAGACGGTTCGGAGTATTTTGGGCCGTACACCTCTGTAAGAACCGCAAAAGCATTGTTAGATTTAATAAAAGAATTGTATACATTAAGAACTTGCAAATACGATTTAAGCAAAGAAAAAATTGCAGCAAAAAAATATAGAGTGTGTTTAGAATATCACTTAGGAAACTGTAAAGCACCTTGCGAAAACTTGCAAACAGAAGAAAATTACTTGTTAGATATTGCTGCAATTAGAAATATTGTTAAAGGAAATTTTAAAGAATCCTTAGAAAAATTTTCTGAGTTGATGCAAGATTTCGCAGCTAAAATGGAGTTTGAAGAAGCGCAAAAAATAAAAGTAAAGCTAGAACAATTATCTAATTACCAAGCAAAATCTACCGTTGTAAATCCGTCTATTAATAATGTAGATGTATTTTCTGTTATTTCTGATGAAAGCTTCGGATATGTTAACTTTTTTAAAATAGCAAACGGCTCCATCATTCAGTCTCACACCTCAGAGATCAAGAAAAAATTAGACGAAACAGACAAAACATTATTAGAATTATCAATCATAGAAATTCGCCAACGGTTTAACTCTCAATCAAAGGAAATTTACGTTCCGTTTGTTGTTGATGTTGGTGATGATGTAAAAGTGACCGTTCCAAAAACAGGAGATAAAAAACGAATTGTAGAATTGTCAATTAGAAATGCGCGCTATTTTAGACAAGACAGGTTTAAGCAACTAAAAATTGTTGATCCAGACCGACATGCAAATCGAATTATGTCTCAAATGAAAATAGATTTACGCTTAAAAGCATTACCAAGACATATTGAGTGTTTTGACAATTCGAATATTCAAGGAACGCATCCAGTTGCAGCTTGTGTGGTTTTTAGAAACGGAAAACCAAGTAAAAAAGAATACAGACATTACAATATAAAAACAGTTGTTGGTCCAGATGATTTTGCGTCGATGGAAGAAGTAGTTTTTAGACGCTACAAAAGATTGTTGGCAGAGAACGAATCGTTGCCGCAACTTATTATTATTGATGGCGGAAAAGGACAATTATCATCTGCTTTAAAAAGTTTAGATATTTTAGGGCTAAGAGGTAAAATTGCCATTGTTGGAATTGCAAAAAGATTGGAAGAAATTTATTATCCAGGAGATTCTGTTCCATTATATTTAGATAAAAAATCGGAGAGTTTAAAAATCATTCAGTTTTTAAGAAACGAAGCGCATCGATTTGGAATTACCTTTCACAGAAATAAAAGAAGTAAAAGCGCCATTCAATCAGAGTTAGAGCAAATTCCTAGTATTGGTAAGCAAACGATTACAACATTATTGCGTAAATTTAAGTCGGCAAAAAGAGTAAAAGACGCAACATTAGAAGAGTTAACACCTGAAGTTGGTAATTCAAGAGCTAAAATTATATTCGAATATTTTAATAATAAATCAGAATGAAAAAATTGTTTTTTATATTTTTAATGACATCAATAGTTGTTTTTTCACAAAAAAAACAACCAAAAATTGGTTTGGTTTTGAGTGGTGGAGGAGCCAAAGGGTTTGCCCATATTGGTGTTTTAAAAGAAATAGAAAAAGCAGGAATTCAAATAGATTATATTGGCGGTACAAGTATGGGCGCAATTGTTGGCGGTTTGTACGCTGCAGGTTATAGTGCAAGTCAAATAGAAAAAATTGTTATTGATACAGATTTTTATACCCTACTTCGAGATAAAAACACACGAAAAGCAACTCCTTTTTTCGAAAAAGAACACGGAGAAAAATATTCAATTGTTTTGCCAATAAATAAAGGGAAAATAGGATTGCCTCAAGGAGTTTCTAAAGGTCAAAATGTCCTAAGTTTTTTAACACAGTTATTATCCCCTGTAGATTCTATTTCAGATTTTTCTAAATTGCCAATTCCGTTTTTCTGCATTGCAACAGATGTAGAAACCGGAAATCAAATAAAACTTACAAGTGGCTCATTACCATTGGCGTTAAGAGCAAGTGGTTCTTTTCCTACGTTGTTAAATCCGATAGAGGTTGATGATAAATTATTGGTTGACGGCGGAATTGCAAACAATTTTCCGGTTGATGAAATGAAAAAAACAGGCGTCGATATTATTATTGGTGTTGATGTACAATCGGAATTATTTAAAAAAGAAAAGATTAAAACAGTATTAGATGTATTAGGTCAAATTTCTAATTATCAGATTTATAAAAGAAACGCAGAACAGGTTGCTAAAACAGATGTGTATATTCATCCAGATATTTATGATTATTCTGTAGTTTCTTTTGATAAACCTGTAGAAATATTATCTAAAGGAGTACAAATAGGTAAAAAATTTGCTAAAACATTCGACAGCATTGCAAAACTTCAACCTCTAAAAATAAAACGAATTGATTTGGTTAATACAGATCCTGAATTTGTTGTTCATAAAGTAGAAATTAAAGGAAACAATAATTATACAAGAGCTTATATATTAGGAAAATTAAAACTGCAAGAAGGGGATAAAATAAACTATAAGGAGTTGGCAACTAAGATTAGTTATTTATCGGCAACAGATAATTTTAAGATGATCAAATTTCATGTTAAAAATACGCCTGAAGGAAAAAATATTCAATTAAAAATCAAAGAAAAGAAGCTAAATGCAAGTTTAAGGTTAGGAGTACATTACGATTTGGTATACAAATCGGGCGTTTTAATCAACTTAAATAAAAAGAATATTTTATCTAAAAACGATGCTGTTTCTTTAGATTTAGTCGTTGGGGACAAACCAAGGTTTAATTTGCACTACTTTGTAGACAACGGATTTTATTATAGTTATGGCTTTAGTTCTAGGTACAATAGTTTTCAAACCAATGTTATATCAAACTTACCAGGTATCAATTTAATTAATTTACAATACAGAGATTTTACAAATAGAGTTTATGTTCAAACCACCTTCGACAGAAAGTTTGCAATTGGTTTAGGGTTAGAGCAACAAGAGTTGGTGTCGCAAACAGAAACAATTTCTACAACGACAAACGAACCATTTGTTTTTGACGATAGTAATTATTTAAACCTGTATTCTTATCTAAAGCTAGATACGTATGATGATAAATATTATCCTAAAAAAGGGATTTTATTAGACGCCAGATTTAAGTGGTACATGGCTTCTTCAGATTATAATAAAGATTTTATTCAGTTTTCTCAAGTACGAGGAAAAATAGGTTTTGCAAAAACGTTTAAAAAGAACCTTACGTTGCTATTTGAATCTGAAGCAGGATTTACACTTGGAAATGTAAACTCAAAAACCTTCGATTTTTTATTAGGTGGATACAATCAAAACTTTATCAATAATTTTATTCCTTTTTACGGATATGACATCAACGCATTGTCAGAACAGTCGTTTTTAAAATCTACAATTAATGTACGAGTTGGCATTACAGAAAAACAGTTTGTTCATTTTTTAGCAAATTATGCTAGAGTAGAAAACAGCGTTTTAAACAACGGAAATTTATTTAATGACACAAAATCTGGCTACGCTATTGGGTATAGTGTAAACTCTATTATTGGCCCAATTGATTTAAAATATTCTTGGTCTCCAGATACAAATAAATATTCTTGGTATTTTAATTTGGGCTTTTGGTTTTGACCCAATGTTAATTTAATGTTATGTAAATGTTTGTTTATTGTTAAAAATAATGATACTTTTGTTAAAGTAGTTAACATTAAATACAGATACCATGAAAAAAATACTTACCCTAGCGTTCTTTTTTGCTTTTACAATTAGCAACGCTCAAGAAATTGAACCAACATATGAAAAATCTGAAGATATGGTTAAGGCAACTTACTACTATCAAGATGGTTCTATTAAAGAACAAGGTTTTTTTAAAGATAAAAAATTAACAGGTCAGTGGGTTTCTTATAATAAAAAAGGAGAAAAAATAGTAATTGCAAATTATATAGCGGGTAAAAAAGTAGGAAAATGGTTTGCTTGGAGTAACAATGCTTTAAAAGAGATTACCTACACTAACAATACAATTGTTAGTGTTAAAAGTTGGAATCATGATACCACCAAATTAGCATCAAATAAATAATTAAAATAAAAAGCATAAAAAAAACCGCATCATTTTAAAATGATGCGGTTTTTTTGTTGATAAAAGTTATGCCTTACTTACTTTTTTTATAAAATTTATATTGTAAGTACTGGTAAGCATCTCTAGGTAATATATCGATCCACTTTTTGTATTTAATAAACCATTTAAAACGGATAGAAAAAACACCTTGTGTAAGGTACGCGGCTACAAACGGATGCGCATTAAGCGTAATCTTTTTGTAGTTTTTTCCGCTAGATATAATTCTTTCTAACTCAATTTCGATTTTATCAATTAAAACAATTGGAGCTTCAACTTCTCCGTTTATATTCGGATTTGGCTCTCTTGTTTTAATTTCTAATTCTGGTCTTACTCTTTGACGAGTGATTTGTACCAAACCAAATTTACTTGGTGGTAAAATTTTGTGCTTTGTTCTATCAAAAGACATTTCATCTTTCATGTACTGATAGAGTTTTTGTCTATTTTCTGCACTTTGCATATCAATAAAATCAACCACAATAATTCCACCCATATCACGTAACTGTAATTGTCTTGCAATTTCTTTTGCAGCAATCATGTTTACTTCTAAAGCAGTATCTTCTTGAGAATTTGCTTTGTTAGATCTGTTTCCGCTATTTACATCTACAACGTGCAATGCTTCGGTATGTTCAATTACCAAATAGGCACCTTTGCTCATAGATACTGTTTTACCAAAAGAAGTTTTTATTTGACGCTCTACGCCATACTTCTCAAATATTGGAGTTTTTGATTTGTGTAGATTTACAATATTTACCTTTTCGGGATAAATTTCTTGTAAATAATCTTTAATTTCTACAACTAAAGTCTCGTCATTTGTAACAATGTTTGTAAAAGAATCATTCATTACATCTCTTAAAATAGAAGATGCTCTGTTTAACTCGCTCAAAATTTTTGTTGGGGTGTTTGTGTTTGCAATGCTTTTACACATGCCTTTCCAACGTTCTAAAGAGTTTTGTAAATCCCTGTCTAATTCTGCTACTTTTTTATCTTGAGCAACAGTTCTTAGTATCACACCAAACCCTTTTGGTTTTATGCTTTGGGCTAATCTTTTTAAACGTTCTTTTTCTTTTGGATCTGCAATTTTTTGCGATACAGAAACTCTATTAGAAAAAGGAACTAAAACTAAAAATCTACCAGCTATAGATAGCTCAGAACTAATTCGTGGTCCTTTGGTAGAAATAGGTTCTTTTACAATTTGCACTAATGTGTTTTGTCCTGTTTTAAGGACATCGTTAATGCTTCCGTCTTTGTGTATATCTTTCTCAAAGCCGAAATTTTTTAAAGTGTATTCTTTATAATTACCTGTGCTTACTTTCTTAAGGAATTTTGATAAAGAGTTTACTTGTGCGCCTAAATCATGATAATGTAAAAAGCCATCTTTTGGATAACCAACATTTACAAAAGCAGCATTTAAGCCCGATAAAACTTTTCCTATTTTGGCAATAAAAATATCGCCTACAGAAAACTTGTTATCGTTTGTCTCTTTATTTAACTCTATAAGTTTACCATCTCTTAGTAAGGCAAAATCAATATCAGATGAACTTGAACGAATAATTAATTCTGTTTTCATTCTGAATTTGGTTTTATACTACACTTAATTGTGTAGATGGATTAAAATAATGTTACAGGGTTTTTGCCTGTATGAAGTGTTTAAACTTCTTGTCAATGAACGTTGTTCAGCTTTTAATGCAAATGCAGAAAAAGTAAGCGATGCTTACTTTTTCTTATGTCTGTTTGCTCTAGCTCTTTTCTTACGTTTGTGTGTAGAGATTTTTGCTCTCTTTCTTTTTTTACCACTTGGCATAATTAGATTGTTTTTTTAAAACCTAAAAAAGGTTTAGATTAATACTTTTATTATTTTACTAATACGTTCGTTTTTACTCCTTCAGTAAAGGTCTTTGCTGGTTTAAAAGCCGGAATGTTGTGTGCAGGAATTTTAATGGTTGTGTTTTTAGAAATATTTCTTCCCGTTTTTTCTGCTCTAGTTTTAATAATAAAGCTTCCAAAACCTCTTAAATATACATTATCTCCTTGCTCTAATGCGCCTTTAACTTCTGTCATAAATGCTTCAACTGTTGCTAAAACATCTGCCTTTTCAATTCCAGATTTATCCGAAATTTTTGATACGATATCTGCTTTCGTCATGTTAATATATTTGTATGTTTGTTTTTAATTTTAAGGCTGCAAATATATGATAATTAATCTATTCCAAAAACTTAATCCATTAAAATTATGTGAATATTATGATGTAATTTTGCCGCAGCAATTTATAAAATGAAATTTTCTAACCAATTAATTTACTGGTATTTACAAAAAGATAGAGATTTGCCTTGGCGAAAAACCAAAAACTCATATTTTATTTGGTTATCAGAAATAATGCTACAGCAAACCAGAGTTCATCAAGGTTTGTCTTATTATAGTACGTTTACAAAAGAATTTCCTACGGTTTTTGATTTGGCAAATGCAAGCGAATCTAAAGTTTTAAAGCTTTGGCAGGGTTTAGGGTATTATTCTAGAGCCAGAAATTTACATTACTCAGCAAAATATATTGCCAATGAATTAAATGGCGAATTTCCATCAACCTACGAAGAAATAAAAAAACTAAAAGGTGTTGGAGATTATACGGCTTCGGCAATTTCTTCTATTTGTTTTGACGAATCGCAAGCTGTTGTAGACGGAAACGTCTATAGAGTTCTTGCTCGTTATTTCGGAATTAAAACACCCATCAATTCATCCGCAGGAATCAAAGAGTTTAAAGAAGTAGCGCAAACATTAATTGATATAAATCAACCAGGAACACACAATCAGGCAATTATGGATTTTGGCGCGTTGCATTGCAAACCTCAAAATCCGCTCTGCGAAACCTGTCCGTTTAACGATAGTTGTGTTGCTCTAGAAACCAAAACAATTAAAGAGTTACCTGTTAAAGAGAAGAAAATAAAAGTTAGAAAGCGGTATTTTAATTATTTGGTTTTTATTTCTGATGATAATAAGACGATGTTATCAGAAAGAAAAGGAAAAGGAATTTGGCAAGGTTTGTACCAGTTTCCTTTAATAGAATCAGAAAAAAGTATTTCAACAAAAGAATTGTTTGTAGAACTTGAATCAAAAGTAGTATCTTTTGAAGGTGTTGTATTATTTAATGAAAAAGAAATAGTTCACAAACTTTCGCATCAACATTTATACACCAAATTTTGGATTGTCAAGAAAGATAAACTATATGATAATCAAGTAGATTGGAATGCCATAGAAAAATACCCTGTACCAATATTAATCGCTAATTTTTTAGAAAACTTCAATCCTACAAACGGATATTTTTAGTACATTTGATTCTAAATTAGTTTGTTAATTCGAATGGTTTTTCTTGAATTGACAAAAGAAGAAAAAACAGTAAAAATATGGCAGGAACATTAAATAAGGTAATGCTTATTGGGCATTTAGGAGACGAAGTTAAAATGCATTATTTTGAAGGCGGAAACGCTATTGGACGTTTTCCTGTTGCAACAAACGAAACATATACAAATAAGCAAACTGGCGAAAAAGTTACCAATACAGAATGGCACAATATTATTGTTAGAAATAAATTGGCAGAAATTTGCGAAAAATATTTATCTAAAGGAGATAAAATTTATTGCGAAGGAAGGCTTAAAACCCGTCAGTGGGAACAAGATGGCCAAAAAAGATATGCTACAGAAGTTCATGTCGCAGAAATGACTTTTTTAACCACCAAAAAAGAAACGGTAAAACAAGAAACTCCAACAGAGAAAAATCCAGAGACGAATACTCAAGTTGAAGAAAACGACGATTTACCATTTTAGAAAACTAAACTTTTAAAATTTGGACGCAGAACCCACAAGTATCTTTTTATTTTTAGCATTAAAAATCAATGTATTAATTGCAGTTAATAGTTTAGTGCTGCTCTTTTTATTACTTTGCTCTGCATTAATTTCTGGATCAGAAATTGCCTTTTTTTCGCTTTCACAAACACAATTAAACAATCAAAACGAAAAAACGAAAGGAAATAGTCTGGTTGTTAAACTGCTAGAAAGACCCAAAAGATTACTCGCAACAATTTTAATTACGAACAATTTTATAAATATTCTTATTGTATTATTATTTTCCGGGTTGGGCGAATTGGTCTTTGAAAGCAAGGATTTTTCTGTCAACTGGGGAGTTATTTCTATTTCTAGTGATGTTATTAAGTTTACGATAGAGGTAGTTTTAGTTACCTTTTTAATTTTGTTGTTTGGCGAAGTATTGCCAAAAGTGTATGCCTCTAGAAATTCGTTAAAATTTTCTAATACGATGGCAAAACCAGTACATGTTTTAACCATCTTATTGTCTGTTTTTAGTCTGCCTTTAATTCGATTAACAGGCGTAGTAGAAAAACGATTAGGAGGTAAAAATTCTGATTTTTCTGTAGAAAAATTATCACAAGCATTAGAACTTACATCAGAAGGAACAACCACTAAAGAAGAAAAGAAAATTTTACAAGGAATTGTCACTTTTGGAAATACAGAAACGGTTCAGATTATGAAACCTCGAATAGATATTTTTGCTATTTCTGATGAAGAAAATTACAATGATGTCTTAGAGAAAATAGTAAAAAGAGGGTATTCTAGAAATCCGGTATATCATGAATCTATCGATAATATTGTAGGTATTTTATATGCAAAAGACTTGCTGGAACATTTAGATAAAACCAAGTTTAAATGGCAAGATTTATGGCGCGAGCCTTTTTTTGTACCAGAAAATAAAAAGTTAGACGATTTATTAAGTGAGTTTCAAGACAAGAAAAATCATTTGGCAATTGTAGTTGATGAATACGGCGGAACAAGCGGAATTGTAACCTTAGAAGATGTTATTGAAGAAATTGTTGGAGATATAAATGACGAATTTGATGATGAAGATTTAGCCTATTCTAAATTAGATGCTAACAATTATGTATTTGATGGAAAAACCACCATTAAAGACTTTTGTAAAGTTTTAAATGTTGATAATGAAGCTGTTTTTGAAGAAGAAAAAGGAGAGTCTGAAACTTTAGCAGGATTTATTTTAGAGATTTCTGGAAAATTTCCAAGAAAAGGAGAGAAAATAAACTTCCATAACTTTTCGTTTACAGTTGAGGCGCTTGATAAAAGGCGAATTAAACAAGTTAAAGTAACCAGATTACATGCGTAATTTTTATATCCTTTTTTTAATAGGAATTTTTTTTTCTTCTTGTAAAGAAGATGTTTTACCAAAACCAAAAGCCTATTTAAGGTTACAATATCCAACAACAACATATAAAAAAGTTGTGGTTGCAAAACCGTATAGTTTTGAGGTTTCTTCTAATGCAGAAATACTTGAACAACCAAACTTTTGGCGACAAATAAAATATCCGAAGTTAAAAGCAACTATAGATATTACGTACAGACCAGTTAAAAATAATTTAAGAGAATTGTTAACTGAATCTGAAAAACTGGTGTATGAACACGCTGTTAAAGCTGAAGAAATTATCACAACAAATTTTGAAAATTTTGACAGACGAGTTTTTAGCAGCATGCAAGAAATTTCTGGAAATGCAGCTTCGCAAATTCAGTTTCATGTAACTGATAGTACAGATAATTTTATAAGAGGAGCTCTGTATTTTTATGCAAAACCAAATTACGATTCTATTTTACCTGCTGTAGATTATATTAAAAAAGACATTATGCGTTTAATAGAAACGTTTGAGTGGGAGAAGTAAGCCTTTACTTACTTTTCAACTTCATCAAAATTTGCAACTTGTTTAGAGCTTTTTACTGAGTATAAATCTCCGCCTGCAATTCCGCTTATAAACGTATTGATGTCTTCTTCAGAAATGGTATTTGCATCATATTCTACCAAACCTAAACTGTCTTTAAAGATCACTTTTGCAGAGGTAATTCCTGCTTTTTTAGAAAGCTTAGATTGTATGGTTCTTGCACAACCAATTTCGCAAGTCATTCCAGAAATAGAAATTGCTACTTTTTGCAATTTTGGAGTTTTTGCGATGGTTACTTCAGGTGTTTTTTTTGTTTCTGTATTACACGCCGAAAGTGTAAAAACGGCTACCAATACTACTAATATAATTCGTTGAAGTTTCATTATAAATTTAGGTTATTTAATAATACTACAAATTTATTAATTAATTGTTTTATATCATCAGAATTAACCGATTTTTGTGAAAAATAAATGGTTGATACATGGATTCTAAGAATCAAAAATGGATATATTTAAGCATTCTCGCATTCGTTTGGGGAAGTTCTTTTATCCTAATGAAAAAAGCATTGATTGGATTAACACCAATTCAGTTAGGTGCTTTAAGAGTTTTAATTGCGAGTGTTTTTTTATTGCTGATTGGATTTAAAAGTATTAAAAAAATTCAAAGAAAACATTGGAAACACATTGTTTCTACAGCCATTTTAGGAACCTTTATTCCTGTGTTTTTATTTGCCTATGCTGTTAGTAGATTAGATAGTTCTATTGCTTCAATATTAAATTCTTTAACACCTTTTAATACTTTTATTGTTGGTGTTTTGGTATTTGGATTTACGTTTAAAAAGCAACAATTACTCGGAATTTTTATTGGATTAATAGGTACTGTAATCCTTATTTTAAAAGGTGCAGATTTAAATCCAAATCAAAATTATTGGTTTTCTATTTTAATAATTATTGCGTCAATTGGATATGCATTTAATGTAAATATTGTAAAAAAGCATTTAGATGATTTAAGTGCATTAAGTATTGTTGCAGGTAATTTTTTACTGTTGATTATTCCGTCGTTTTTGGTTTTATTAATGACTGATTTCTTTGCCACTTTTGAGTTAAATCAAACAAACATAAATTCTTTAGGATACACAACTATTTTAGCAGTTGTCGGCACCGGTTTTGCAAAAATTTTATACAATAAAATGGTGCATTTGGCAACGCCAATATTTGCATCATCAGTAACCTATTTAATTCCGATTGTCGCTGTTTTTTGGGGAATTTTAGATGGAGAAAAATTAAGTTTAATTCAACTGTTTGCAGCAATTATTATTTTATTTGGCGTGTATTTGGTAAACAAAAAGAAATAATTTAAAATTAACGCTCTGTAAACCTTAAAACTACCGCTAAAATTCGTTTAATTTTGTTGTTGTGCATTTAAGAAAAAAACGTATATTTGCACCCGCATTTTCACTAAGAAGATGTTTAATTTTACGCAAAACTAATAGTATGTACGCAATCGTAGAGATAGCAGGGCAGCAATTTAAAGTAGCAAAAGACCAAAAAGTTTACGTTCATCGTTTACAAGGAGAAGAAGGATCAAAAATTTCTTTTGATAATGTTC encodes:
- a CDS encoding gliding motility-associated protein GldE encodes the protein MDAEPTSIFLFLALKINVLIAVNSLVLLFLLLCSALISGSEIAFFSLSQTQLNNQNEKTKGNSLVVKLLERPKRLLATILITNNFINILIVLLFSGLGELVFESKDFSVNWGVISISSDVIKFTIEVVLVTFLILLFGEVLPKVYASRNSLKFSNTMAKPVHVLTILLSVFSLPLIRLTGVVEKRLGGKNSDFSVEKLSQALELTSEGTTTKEEKKILQGIVTFGNTETVQIMKPRIDIFAISDEENYNDVLEKIVKRGYSRNPVYHESIDNIVGILYAKDLLEHLDKTKFKWQDLWREPFFVPENKKLDDLLSEFQDKKNHLAIVVDEYGGTSGIVTLEDVIEEIVGDINDEFDDEDLAYSKLDANNYVFDGKTTIKDFCKVLNVDNEAVFEEEKGESETLAGFILEISGKFPRKGEKINFHNFSFTVEALDKRRIKQVKVTRLHA
- the gldD gene encoding gliding motility lipoprotein GldD — translated: MRNFYILFLIGIFFSSCKEDVLPKPKAYLRLQYPTTTYKKVVVAKPYSFEVSSNAEILEQPNFWRQIKYPKLKATIDITYRPVKNNLRELLTESEKLVYEHAVKAEEIITTNFENFDRRVFSSMQEISGNAASQIQFHVTDSTDNFIRGALYFYAKPNYDSILPAVDYIKKDIMRLIETFEWEK
- a CDS encoding heavy-metal-associated domain-containing protein, with translation MKLQRIILVVLVAVFTLSACNTETKKTPEVTIAKTPKLQKVAISISGMTCEIGCARTIQSKLSKKAGITSAKVIFKDSLGLVEYDANTISEEDINTFISGIAGGDLYSVKSSKQVANFDEVEK
- a CDS encoding DMT family transporter; the protein is MDSKNQKWIYLSILAFVWGSSFILMKKALIGLTPIQLGALRVLIASVFLLLIGFKSIKKIQRKHWKHIVSTAILGTFIPVFLFAYAVSRLDSSIASILNSLTPFNTFIVGVLVFGFTFKKQQLLGIFIGLIGTVILILKGADLNPNQNYWFSILIIIASIGYAFNVNIVKKHLDDLSALSIVAGNFLLLIIPSFLVLLMTDFFATFELNQTNINSLGYTTILAVVGTGFAKILYNKMVHLATPIFASSVTYLIPIVAVFWGILDGEKLSLIQLFAAIIILFGVYLVNKKK